A DNA window from Anaerocolumna sp. AGMB13020 contains the following coding sequences:
- a CDS encoding prepilin peptidase — protein sequence MEMIDILCYIITLLYASVYDYKYLTVQNRINVVIAFLAIMCSDFTIWRLLVAFLFTLPILLLAVYKNSIGGGDIKFIFSNILYLGFSAGYAGLIIGLPLAVLFALVSKYILKQQIDKIPLVPFLSIGFLVTIIMRVIVN from the coding sequence ATGGAAATGATTGATATCCTATGCTATATTATCACACTGCTATACGCTTCAGTATATGATTATAAGTATTTAACGGTACAGAATCGAATAAATGTAGTTATTGCTTTTTTAGCTATTATGTGTTCTGACTTTACTATATGGAGGTTGTTAGTAGCCTTTTTATTTACATTGCCTATTTTGCTTTTGGCAGTTTATAAGAACTCTATTGGTGGAGGAGATATTAAATTTATATTTTCTAATATCTTGTATCTTGGTTTTTCTGCCGGCTATGCAGGACTTATCATTGGCTTACCTCTAGCGGTGTTGTTTGCATTGGTGAGTAAATATATTTTAAAGCAACAGATTGATAAAATACCTTTGGTACCTTTTCTTTCCATAGGATTCTTAGTAACTATTATCATGAGAGTCATTGTTAATTAA
- the cpaB gene encoding Flp pilus assembly protein CpaB, translating to MKYLKNKTVIGILAIVFGLLVVFIISPLYNRALEAKTKVVRVVNYIERGSQITSDDIKIEEVGSYNIQAGVYHAEKDVIGKYAAADLYKDENIINSKLSDTPLSEDEYLEGMDGTKGAMSITLQSFAAGLSGKLLSGDIVSIIATDANTKETKVLPELMYVKVLASTTQKGKDVDDKSKKNSDTDEDNLPVTVTIQVNRKQALAMANIEQLEKSHLELVFRGTEEDSKRFLDQQDKIINEMEADPLLEDSEDITTKDQSADTKLPGDADQKIDEVGDDNE from the coding sequence ATGAAATACTTAAAGAATAAGACGGTTATTGGAATTTTAGCAATTGTGTTCGGATTACTTGTGGTTTTTATCATAAGTCCACTTTATAATAGGGCACTCGAAGCAAAGACAAAAGTTGTAAGGGTGGTAAATTATATTGAGAGAGGGAGCCAGATAACCTCTGATGACATTAAAATAGAGGAAGTCGGTAGCTATAATATACAAGCAGGAGTTTATCACGCTGAAAAAGATGTGATTGGGAAATATGCAGCAGCTGATTTATACAAAGATGAAAATATCATAAACAGTAAATTATCTGATACTCCTCTATCGGAAGATGAATATCTGGAGGGTATGGATGGAACTAAAGGAGCAATGAGTATAACATTGCAATCATTTGCTGCAGGATTATCCGGTAAGCTTTTGTCTGGGGATATTGTAAGTATAATTGCTACAGATGCTAATACAAAAGAAACGAAGGTACTACCGGAGCTTATGTATGTAAAAGTATTGGCAAGCACCACCCAAAAGGGAAAAGATGTAGATGACAAAAGCAAAAAGAACAGCGATACAGATGAAGATAATTTACCAGTAACAGTAACCATTCAAGTTAATAGAAAACAAGCACTAGCCATGGCAAATATTGAACAGTTGGAGAAATCACATCTTGAATTAGTATTCAGGGGAACAGAAGAAGATAGTAAGCGCTTTTTGGATCAGCAAGATAAAATTATTAATGAAATGGAAGCGGATCCTCTTTTAGAAGATTCAGAGGACATTACAACAAAAGATCAATCTGCAGATACAAAACTACCAGGTGATGCAGATCAGAAAATAGATGAGGTAGGTGATGATAATGAGTAA